The Pseudanabaena sp. PCC 6802 genomic interval AATTGATGGCTTTAGCTAGCTCGATGTCTTCGATCGCAATTTGGTGCTTGTTGAGGAGATTGGTAATGAGCGTGTTTTGTTGCGTTAACACCGCATCCTGCATTTTGGTAAGGGTGGTTAGAACAGTAGAGAGCGTGACGGCCTCGCTGTTTATGTCGTGCTGCGACTCCAGTTCGCTACGCTTGAGCCAACTGCTAAACAAGCTGGGTACGACAGTCCTAATCAGGTAAGCGATCGCCGCCAGGATGACAGCACCTTCAGCCCAATTAGAAAGCGAAGGCGACGGTGGTTGATTTGTAGGGGTAGATTGTTGAGCTATCAATGCTTTCACGTTTCCTCCTAGCGCGTCAGCGCATACTTACCCGCCACTACCAGGCGAATCGCCGCCGCCGCTGGTGTCGTTACCGCCGCTGCCAGGGTTATCGCCGCCCGTGCCAGGGTTATCGCCACCCGCGCCCGGGGGCGTAGCTTCTTCTTCTGGGCACTCCCAGATGTCGTAGCGCAGATCGACGGTGATGTCTGGATACAGCCACAGGTAAATCTGTACGGTTCCCTCCGNNNNNNNNNNNNNNNNNNNNNNNNNNNNNNNNNNNNNNNNNNNNNNNNNNNNNNNNNNNNNNNNNNNNNNNNNNNNNNNNNNNNNNNNNNNNNNNNNNNNTGCTCGCTATATGGATGACTTGGTAATTCTGGTCAAAAGTAGACGGGCAGGGCAGAGGGTGTTGGCTAATATCAGCCGATACCTGAGCCAAAAGCTGAAGCTCAAAGTAAATCGGCAGAAAAGTCGTGTGGTCAGGACTGACAAATTAGAATTTCTGGGATTTACGTTCCGAGGAATTCGGATTTGGTGGTCAGACCAAGCCTATCGGGATTTCATACATCGACTGCGGGGCTTAACGTCACGTAGTTGGGGTGTTTCAATGGAGTACCGCATGGAACGGTTGAACCGATACTTACGAGGTTGGATGAACTACTACGGCATTTCCCAGCATTACAGTCCAATTGAGCAGTTGGATGGTTGGTTGCGGCGACGAATTCGTATGTGTTACGGTCAACAGTGGCGCAGACCTCGCACTCGTATCCGACATCTGCTGGCTCTAGGCACTAGTAAACGACAGGCGATTTTGACCGGCATTAGTCGCAAAGGCTATTGGCGGTTGTCAAAGACTCTGGCAACCCATACGGGAATGACGAATCAGTGGTTACAGCAACAGGGTTGGCTTTCAGTGCGAGAACTTTGGATGAAAGTCCAGGGTTATGCCTGATTTTCTTGAGGTTTGTTTGCGCGGCGATTATGAACCGCCCGGTGCGGACCCGCATGCCGGGTGGTGTGGGAGGGAAGGGCTAAACACCCTTCTCGACCCGATTATGCACCGATCGCTTATCAATTATTTATCTTTGCGATCACCAATAATCTCTCGGAACTCATCAACGAAGCAATCCATTTTTGAGCGCCTAATCTTGGCTGAAAACAGATAACCTTAACGGACGCATCGGTTTGGCATAACGGCTGGCGCGTCACCGGACGGCGATAATGTTTGAATCATAACCGATAGCGTAAAACTCCGTTCCGTATGCACGCGCTTGTTTAGGCAAGCTACGAAGACTCAAAGGCTAAACCGAAACCAAGCTCAATACATATTGCTTTCTCGATTTCTTCCCAATAACCTTCTTCTAAAACCCCCTGTTTATTCTTAATTCTCTGAGCGTCCACAGCTCTCATTTGACTTAAGTTGATGTGTCGATCCCCATTTATTCCATTTTGTGCAGTTGGTGTAATATTCACAACGAACGGATAAGCCTTTGTTCCAGGTAACAAGGGAGCAACTATTG includes:
- a CDS encoding type II toxin-antitoxin system PemK/MazF family toxin, which produces MPNGTLTYKRGEIWWVDLKPVIGHETDKVRPCLILQNDIGNQNGTTTIVAPLLPGTKAYPFVVNITPTAQNGINGDRHINLSQMRAVDAQRIKNKQGVLEEGYWEEIEKAICIELGFGLAFESS
- a CDS encoding group II intron maturase-specific domain-containing protein — its product is ARYMDDLVILVKSRRAGQRVLANISRYLSQKLKLKVNRQKSRVVRTDKLEFLGFTFRGIRIWWSDQAYRDFIHRLRGLTSRSWGVSMEYRMERLNRYLRGWMNYYGISQHYSPIEQLDGWLRRRIRMCYGQQWRRPRTRIRHLLALGTSKRQAILTGISRKGYWRLSKTLATHTGMTNQWLQQQGWLSVRELWMKVQGYA